From Streptomyces sp. NBC_01460, a single genomic window includes:
- the fusA gene encoding elongation factor G — MATTSLDLAKVRNIGIMAHIDAGKTTTTERILFYTGVSYKIGEVHDGAATMDWMEQEQERGITITSAATTCHWPLNDVDHTINIIDTPGHVDFTVEVERSLRVLDGAVTVFDGVAGVEPQSETVWRQADRYGVPRICFVNKLDRTGAEFHRCVDMIVDRLGAVPLVMQLPIGAEADFKGVVDLVSMKAFVWSDEAAKGEMYDTVEIPDTHKEAAEEWRGKLLEAVSENDDAMMELYLEGVEPTEEQLHEAIRRITLASKGSADSVTVTPVFCGTAFKNKGVQPLLDAVVRYLPSPLDVEAIEGHDVKDPELVVKRRPSDDEPFSGLAFKIASDPHLGKLTFVRIYSGRLEAGTAVLNSVKGKKERIGKIYRMHANKREEIASVGAGDIVAVMGLKQTTTGETLSDDKNPVILESMDFPAPVIQVAIEPKSKGDQEKLGVAIQRLSEEDPSFQVHSDEETGQTIIGGMGELHLEVLVDRMKREFRVEANVGKPQVAYRETIRKTVERIDYTHKKQTGGTGQFAKVQIALEPIEGGDASYEFVNKVTGGRIPREYIPSVDAGAQEAMQFGILAGYEMVGVRVTLLDGGYHEVDSSELAFKIAGSQAFKEGARKASPVLLEPMMAVEVTTPEDYMGDVIGDLNSRRGQIQAMEERSGARVVKGLVPLSEMFGYVGDLRSKTSGRASYSMQFDSYAEVPRNVAEEIIAKAKGE, encoded by the coding sequence ATGGCCACCACTTCGCTTGACCTGGCCAAGGTCCGCAACATCGGGATCATGGCCCACATCGACGCGGGCAAGACGACCACCACTGAGCGGATCCTCTTCTACACCGGCGTTTCGTACAAGATCGGTGAAGTCCACGACGGCGCAGCCACGATGGACTGGATGGAGCAGGAGCAGGAGCGCGGCATCACGATCACGTCCGCCGCGACGACCTGTCACTGGCCGCTCAACGATGTTGACCACACCATCAACATCATCGACACCCCGGGTCACGTCGACTTCACCGTCGAGGTGGAGCGTTCGCTCCGCGTCCTCGACGGTGCCGTCACCGTGTTCGACGGTGTGGCCGGCGTCGAGCCGCAGTCCGAGACCGTCTGGCGTCAGGCGGACCGCTACGGCGTGCCGCGTATCTGCTTCGTCAACAAGCTCGACCGCACCGGTGCCGAGTTCCACCGCTGTGTCGACATGATCGTCGACCGCCTCGGTGCGGTTCCGCTGGTCATGCAGCTCCCCATCGGTGCCGAAGCCGACTTCAAGGGCGTCGTCGACCTCGTGTCGATGAAGGCCTTCGTGTGGTCGGACGAGGCCGCCAAGGGCGAGATGTACGACACCGTCGAGATCCCGGACACCCACAAGGAGGCCGCCGAGGAATGGCGCGGCAAGCTCCTTGAGGCCGTCTCGGAGAACGACGACGCGATGATGGAGCTGTACCTCGAGGGCGTCGAGCCCACCGAGGAGCAGCTGCACGAGGCGATCCGTCGGATCACCCTCGCGTCGAAGGGTTCGGCCGACTCCGTCACCGTGACCCCGGTGTTCTGTGGCACCGCGTTCAAGAACAAGGGCGTCCAGCCCCTGCTCGACGCGGTCGTCCGCTACCTGCCTTCCCCCCTGGACGTCGAGGCCATCGAAGGCCACGACGTCAAGGACCCGGAGCTGGTCGTCAAGCGCAGGCCTTCGGACGACGAGCCGTTCTCCGGCCTCGCGTTCAAGATCGCGAGCGACCCGCACCTCGGCAAGCTCACCTTCGTCCGGATCTACTCCGGTCGCCTCGAGGCCGGCACCGCGGTGCTGAACTCGGTCAAGGGCAAGAAGGAGCGCATCGGCAAGATCTACCGCATGCACGCGAACAAGCGTGAGGAGATCGCGTCGGTGGGCGCCGGTGACATCGTCGCCGTCATGGGCCTGAAGCAGACCACCACGGGTGAGACGCTGTCCGACGACAAGAACCCGGTGATCCTGGAGTCCATGGACTTCCCGGCGCCGGTCATTCAGGTCGCCATCGAGCCCAAGTCCAAGGGTGACCAGGAGAAGCTGGGTGTTGCCATCCAGCGTCTCTCGGAGGAGGACCCCTCCTTCCAGGTGCACTCCGACGAGGAGACCGGCCAGACCATCATCGGTGGTATGGGCGAGCTTCACCTCGAGGTGCTGGTCGACCGCATGAAGCGCGAGTTCCGCGTCGAGGCGAACGTCGGCAAGCCCCAGGTCGCGTACCGCGAGACGATCCGCAAGACCGTCGAGCGCATCGACTACACGCACAAGAAGCAGACTGGTGGTACCGGCCAGTTCGCGAAGGTGCAGATCGCCCTCGAGCCCATCGAGGGTGGCGACGCCTCCTACGAGTTCGTCAACAAGGTCACCGGTGGCCGCATCCCCCGTGAGTACATTCCCTCGGTGGACGCGGGTGCTCAGGAGGCCATGCAGTTCGGCATCCTGGCCGGTTACGAGATGGTCGGCGTCCGCGTCACCCTTCTCGACGGTGGTTACCACGAGGTCGACTCCTCGGAGCTCGCCTTCAAGATCGCCGGTTCGCAGGCGTTCAAGGAGGGTGCCCGCAAGGCGTCCCCCGTGCTCCTCGAGCCGATGATGGCCGTCGAGGTCACCACGCCCGAGGACTACATGGGCGATGTCATCGGCGACCTCAACTCCCGCCGTGGCCAGATCCAGGCCATGGAGGAGCGCAGCGGCGCTCGCGTCGTGAAGGGCCTCGTGCCCCTCTCGGAGATGTTCGGCTACGTCGGAGACCTCCGCAGCAAGACCTCGGGTCGCGCAAGCTACTCGATGCAGTTCGACTCCTACGCCGAGGTTCCGCGGAACGTCGCCGAGGAGATCATCGCGAAGGCCAAGGGCGAGTAA
- the tuf gene encoding elongation factor Tu yields the protein MAKAKFERTKPHVNIGTIGHIDHGKTTLTAAITKVLHDAYPDLNEASAFDQIDKAPEERQRGITISIAHVEYQTESRHYAHVDCPGHADYIKNMITGAAQMDGAILVVAATDGPMPQTKEHVLLARQVGVPYIVVALNKADMVDDEEILELVELEVRELLSEYEFPGDDLPVVKVSALKALEGDAEWGKTVLDLMKAVDESIPQPERDVEKPFLMPIEDVFTITGRGTVVTGRIERGVLKVNETVDIVGIKQEKTTTTVTGIEMFRKLLDEGQAGENVGLLLRGIKREDVERGQVIIKPGSVTPHTEFQAQAYILSKDEGGRHTPFFNNYRPQFYFRTTDVTGVVTLPEGTEMVMPGDNTLMDVALIQPVAMEEGLKFAIREGGRTVGAGQVTKIVK from the coding sequence GTGGCGAAGGCAAAGTTCGAGCGGACTAAGCCGCACGTCAACATCGGCACCATCGGTCACATCGACCACGGTAAGACGACCCTCACGGCCGCCATTACCAAGGTGCTGCACGACGCGTACCCGGACCTGAACGAGGCCTCGGCCTTCGACCAGATCGACAAGGCTCCCGAAGAGCGCCAGCGTGGTATCACGATCTCGATCGCTCACGTTGAGTACCAGACCGAGTCGCGTCACTACGCCCACGTCGACTGCCCCGGTCACGCGGACTACATCAAGAACATGATCACGGGTGCGGCGCAGATGGACGGCGCCATCCTCGTGGTCGCGGCCACCGACGGCCCGATGCCGCAGACCAAGGAGCACGTGCTCCTGGCCCGCCAGGTCGGCGTTCCGTACATTGTCGTCGCCCTGAACAAGGCCGACATGGTGGACGACGAGGAGATCCTGGAGCTCGTCGAGCTCGAGGTCCGTGAGCTCCTCTCCGAGTACGAGTTCCCGGGCGACGACCTTCCGGTCGTCAAGGTCTCGGCGCTCAAGGCCCTCGAGGGCGACGCCGAGTGGGGCAAGACCGTTCTCGACCTGATGAAGGCCGTCGACGAGTCCATCCCGCAGCCCGAGCGTGACGTCGAGAAGCCGTTCCTCATGCCGATCGAGGACGTCTTCACGATCACCGGTCGCGGTACGGTCGTCACCGGCCGTATCGAGCGTGGTGTCCTCAAGGTCAACGAGACCGTTGACATCGTGGGCATCAAGCAGGAGAAGACCACCACCACGGTCACCGGCATCGAGATGTTCCGGAAGCTGCTCGACGAGGGCCAGGCCGGTGAGAACGTCGGTCTGCTGCTTCGTGGCATCAAGCGCGAGGACGTCGAGCGCGGCCAGGTCATCATCAAGCCGGGTTCGGTCACGCCGCACACCGAGTTCCAGGCCCAGGCCTACATCCTGTCGAAGGACGAGGGTGGCCGTCACACCCCCTTCTTCAACAACTACCGCCCCCAGTTCTACTTCCGTACCACGGACGTGACGGGCGTGGTGACCCTTCCCGAGGGCACCGAGATGGTCATGCCGGGTGACAACACCCTCATGGACGTCGCGCTGATCCAGCCGGTCGCCATGGAAGAGGGCCTGAAGTTCGCCATCCGTGAGGGTGGCCGGACCGTGGGCGCCGGCCAGGTCACCAAGATCGTCAAGTAA
- a CDS encoding ArsR/SmtB family transcription factor: protein MLRIHFSDADLARTRIAAAPDPVWEIAASLHRLQSRRGRWAYAEWYRTARRQLREKGLERVVRNAVLPLYPRAAYFPDFLTPDDALGDLDTGMEAIVATSPQRVLEEVAVFDRTVGAPRWAGQLGRLEARKELTGVLRRYYDAVVAPYEQQVQARVEGERTLRLRGLMDGGVEGMLSGLGPMLRWRPPVLEVSYPRQAADRDMHLAGRGLTLVPSHFNWGEPVAFADPRLPPVLRYSMLHEPSRPGPPYDADRADRSLTALLGRSRAAALRAASTGATTSEMARAAGVSAPSASRHATALRDAGLLTTVRHGPAVLHTLTPTGAALLRAATGRSG from the coding sequence ATGCTCCGCATCCACTTCAGCGACGCCGATCTCGCCAGGACCAGGATCGCCGCGGCACCCGATCCCGTCTGGGAGATCGCCGCGAGCCTGCACCGCCTGCAGTCCCGCAGGGGGCGGTGGGCCTATGCCGAGTGGTACCGCACGGCCCGGCGTCAGCTGCGCGAGAAGGGGCTGGAGCGGGTCGTGCGGAACGCCGTCCTGCCCCTGTACCCGAGGGCCGCGTACTTCCCGGACTTCCTGACCCCGGACGACGCGCTCGGCGACCTGGACACGGGGATGGAAGCGATCGTGGCCACGTCCCCGCAGCGGGTCCTGGAGGAGGTGGCGGTCTTCGACCGGACCGTCGGGGCTCCTCGGTGGGCCGGACAGCTGGGCCGGCTCGAGGCGCGCAAGGAGCTGACCGGGGTCCTGCGCAGGTACTACGACGCGGTCGTCGCCCCCTACGAGCAACAGGTGCAGGCGCGCGTCGAAGGGGAGCGGACCTTGCGTCTCCGCGGGCTCATGGACGGGGGCGTGGAGGGCATGCTCTCCGGTCTCGGACCCATGCTGCGCTGGCGTCCTCCCGTCCTGGAGGTCAGCTATCCCCGACAGGCCGCCGACCGGGACATGCACCTGGCGGGCCGCGGGCTCACACTCGTCCCCTCCCACTTCAACTGGGGGGAACCCGTGGCCTTCGCCGATCCCCGGCTGCCGCCCGTGCTCAGGTACTCGATGCTCCACGAGCCGAGCCGGCCCGGCCCGCCCTACGACGCGGACCGCGCGGACAGGTCCTTGACGGCGCTGCTCGGGCGGTCCCGCGCGGCCGCCCTGCGCGCCGCGTCCACCGGGGCCACGACCTCCGAGATGGCCCGGGCCGCGGGGGTCTCCGCGCCCTCCGCCAGCCGGCACGCCACCGCCCTGCGTGACGCCGGGCTCCTCACCACCGTCCGGCACGGACCGGCCGTGCTCCACACCCTCACGCCGACGGGGGCCGCACTGCTGCGGGCGGCCACCGGGCGGTCCGGCTGA
- a CDS encoding GNAT family N-acetyltransferase produces MSTHTPVQAWRLRPAASGDVEAMAELRAVVMRPDLERLGRYDEHRVRQRMRDSYLPEHTSVVESDGAFAGCVTLRPHGSDGWWLDSFYLAPSLQGRGIGTAVLAGLLARTDAEGATVRLQVLQGSAARGLYERHGFTLEREDPVDVYMVRTAR; encoded by the coding sequence ATGTCTACGCACACCCCTGTCCAGGCCTGGCGTCTGCGCCCCGCGGCCTCCGGCGACGTCGAGGCCATGGCCGAGCTGCGCGCGGTCGTCATGCGACCCGACCTGGAACGTCTGGGCCGGTACGACGAGCACCGGGTCCGGCAGCGTATGCGGGACTCCTACCTCCCCGAGCACACCTCGGTGGTGGAGTCGGACGGCGCCTTCGCCGGCTGTGTCACGCTGCGCCCGCACGGGAGCGACGGCTGGTGGCTGGACAGCTTCTACCTCGCCCCGTCACTGCAGGGCAGGGGCATCGGCACCGCAGTCCTGGCCGGCCTTCTGGCCCGTACGGACGCCGAGGGTGCGACGGTCCGCCTCCAGGTCCTCCAGGGCAGCGCGGCCCGCGGTCTCTACGAGCGCCACGGCTTCACCCTGGAACGCGAGGACCCGGTGGACGTGTACATGGTGCGGACGGCCAGGTAG
- the rpsJ gene encoding 30S ribosomal protein S10 produces the protein MAGQKIRIRLKAYDHEVIDSSAKKIVETVTRTGASVAGPVPLPTEKNVYCVIKSPHKYKDSREHFEMRTHKRLIDILDPTPKTVDSLMRLDLPAGVDIEIKL, from the coding sequence ATGGCGGGACAGAAGATCCGCATCCGGCTCAAGGCCTACGACCACGAGGTCATCGACTCCTCGGCGAAGAAGATCGTCGAGACGGTGACCCGCACTGGTGCGTCGGTCGCGGGCCCGGTGCCGCTGCCCACTGAGAAGAACGTGTACTGCGTCATCAAGTCGCCGCACAAGTACAAGGACTCTCGCGAGCACTTCGAGATGCGCACGCACAAGCGCCTCATCGACATTCTCGACCCCACGCCGAAGACGGTTGACTCGCTGATGCGCCTCGACCTGCCGGCTGGCGTCGACATCGAGATCAAGCTCTGA
- the rplC gene encoding 50S ribosomal protein L3, producing the protein MSKNIKGVLGEKLGMTQVWDENNRVVPVTVVKAGPCVVTQVRTNDSDGYESVQIAFGEIDPRKVNKPLKGHFAKADVTPRRHLVELRTPDASEYTLGQEVTAEVFESGVKVDVTGKSKGKGFAGVMKRHNFKGLGAGHGVQRKHRSPGSIGGCATPGRVFKGMRMAGRMGNERVTTQNLTIHAVDAEKGLLLIKGAVPGPNGGLVLVRTAAKGA; encoded by the coding sequence ATGAGCAAGAACATCAAGGGCGTCCTGGGCGAGAAGCTCGGCATGACCCAGGTCTGGGACGAGAACAACCGGGTTGTCCCGGTGACCGTCGTCAAGGCCGGTCCGTGCGTCGTCACGCAGGTGCGTACGAACGACAGCGACGGCTACGAGTCGGTCCAGATCGCCTTCGGCGAGATCGACCCGCGCAAGGTGAACAAGCCCCTCAAGGGCCACTTCGCCAAGGCCGACGTGACCCCGCGCCGCCACCTGGTGGAGCTCCGCACCCCTGACGCCAGCGAGTACACGCTGGGCCAGGAGGTCACTGCCGAGGTGTTCGAGTCCGGCGTCAAGGTTGACGTCACGGGCAAGAGCAAGGGCAAGGGCTTCGCCGGTGTCATGAAGCGTCACAACTTCAAGGGCCTCGGCGCCGGCCACGGCGTCCAGCGCAAGCACCGTTCCCCCGGTTCGATCGGTGGCTGCGCCACCCCTGGGCGTGTCTTCAAGGGCATGCGCATGGCCGGTCGCATGGGTAACGAGCGTGTCACCACCCAGAACCTGACCATCCACGCGGTTGACGCGGAGAAGGGTCTGCTCCTCATCAAGGGCGCGGTCCCCGGTCCGAACGGCGGCCTCGTCCTGGTCCGTACCGCGGCCAAGGGGGCTTGA
- the rplD gene encoding 50S ribosomal protein L4 has protein sequence MSTIDILSPAGDKAGTVELPAEIFDAKTSVPLIHQVVVAQLAAARQGTHKTKRRGEVRGGGRKPYRQKGTGRARQGSTRAPQFVGGGVVHGPQPRDYSQRTPKKMKAAALRGALSDRARHSRIHVVTGVVEGGISTKAAKTLFGKISERSNLLLVVDRADEAAWLSARNLPQVHILEPGQLNTYDVIVSDDVVFTQAAFESFVSGPQTAETEGSAA, from the coding sequence ATGAGCACCATTGACATCCTTTCGCCGGCAGGCGACAAGGCCGGTACCGTCGAGCTCCCCGCGGAGATCTTCGACGCGAAGACCAGCGTTCCGCTGATCCACCAGGTCGTTGTCGCACAGCTGGCAGCTGCCCGTCAGGGCACGCACAAGACCAAGCGTCGTGGCGAAGTCCGTGGTGGTGGCCGCAAGCCGTACCGCCAGAAGGGCACCGGTCGCGCGCGCCAGGGTTCGACCCGCGCACCGCAGTTCGTCGGCGGTGGCGTCGTCCACGGCCCGCAGCCGCGTGACTACTCGCAGCGCACCCCGAAGAAGATGAAGGCCGCCGCCCTGCGCGGTGCCCTCTCGGACCGGGCGCGTCACTCCCGCATCCACGTCGTCACCGGCGTGGTCGAGGGTGGGATCTCCACCAAGGCCGCCAAGACGCTGTTCGGCAAGATCTCGGAGCGCAGCAACCTGCTCCTGGTCGTCGACCGCGCCGACGAGGCCGCGTGGCTGTCCGCGCGCAACCTGCCCCAGGTGCACATCCTGGAGCCGGGCCAGCTGAACACGTACGACGTGATCGTCTCTGACGACGTGGTCTTCACCCAGGCCGCTTTCGAGTCCTTCGTGTCTGGCCCCCAGACCGCTGAGACCGAAGGGAGCGCCGCCTGA
- the rplW gene encoding 50S ribosomal protein L23, which produces MSEATVTSKTYSDPRDVLVKPVVSEKSYALLDENKYTFIVAPGSNKTQIKQAVEAVFSVKVTGVNTINRQGKRKRTKTGFGKRADTKRAIVTLAEGDRIDIFGGPTS; this is translated from the coding sequence ATGAGTGAGGCGACCGTTACCAGCAAGACCTACTCGGACCCGCGTGACGTTCTCGTCAAGCCGGTTGTTTCCGAGAAGAGCTACGCGCTGCTCGACGAGAACAAGTACACGTTCATCGTGGCGCCCGGCTCCAACAAGACCCAGATCAAGCAGGCCGTGGAAGCGGTCTTCTCGGTCAAGGTCACCGGGGTCAACACGATCAACCGGCAGGGTAAGCGCAAGCGCACCAAGACCGGTTTCGGCAAGCGCGCCGACACGAAGCGCGCCATCGTGACCCTCGCCGAGGGCGACCGTATCGACATCTTCGGCGGCCCGACCTCCTGA
- the rplB gene encoding 50S ribosomal protein L2: MGIRKYKPTTPGRRGSSVADFVEITRSTPEKSLVRPLHSKGGRNNAGRVTVRHQGGGHKRAYRVIDFRRHDKDGVPAKVAHIEYDPNRTARIALLHYADGEKRYIVAPRGLSQGDRVENGPGADIKPGNNLALRNIPVGTTIHAIEIRPGGGAKFARSAGASVQLLAKEGTMAHLRMPSGEIRLVDARCRATIGEVGNAEQSNINWGKAGRMRWKGVRPTVRGVAMNPVDHPHGGGEGKTSGGRHPVSPWGQKEGRTRSPKKASSKYIVRRRKTNKKR, translated from the coding sequence ATGGGTATCCGCAAGTACAAGCCGACGACCCCGGGCCGTCGTGGCTCCAGCGTCGCCGACTTTGTCGAGATCACGCGGTCCACGCCGGAGAAGTCGCTGGTCCGCCCCCTGCACAGCAAGGGCGGCCGTAACAACGCCGGTCGTGTGACCGTTCGCCACCAGGGCGGTGGCCACAAGCGCGCCTACCGAGTGATCGACTTCCGTCGTCACGACAAGGACGGCGTGCCGGCCAAGGTCGCGCACATCGAGTACGACCCCAACCGCACCGCGCGCATCGCGCTGCTGCACTACGCGGACGGCGAGAAGCGTTACATCGTCGCCCCCCGTGGTCTGTCGCAGGGTGACCGCGTCGAGAACGGTCCGGGCGCCGACATCAAGCCGGGCAACAACCTGGCGCTGCGCAACATCCCGGTCGGTACGACCATCCACGCCATCGAGATCCGTCCCGGTGGCGGCGCGAAGTTCGCCCGCTCCGCGGGTGCCTCCGTGCAGCTGCTGGCGAAGGAGGGCACCATGGCCCACCTTCGTATGCCGTCCGGAGAGATCCGGCTGGTCGACGCCCGTTGCCGCGCCACCATCGGTGAGGTCGGCAACGCCGAGCAGTCGAACATCAACTGGGGCAAGGCCGGCCGCATGCGCTGGAAGGGCGTTCGCCCGACCGTCCGCGGTGTCGCGATGAACCCGGTTGACCACCCGCACGGTGGTGGTGAAGGCAAGACCTCCGGTGGACGTCACCCGGTCTCGCCGTGGGGTCAGAAGGAGGGTCGTACTCGCTCGCCGAAGAAGGCATCGAGCAAGTACATCGTCCGCCGCCGCAAGACGAACAAGAAGCGCTAG
- the rpsS gene encoding 30S ribosomal protein S19, whose amino-acid sequence MPRSLKKGPFVDGHLVKKVDVQNEAGTKNVIKTWSRRSMIIPAMLGHTIAVHNGKIHVPVFVTESMVGHKLGEFSPTRTFRGHVKDDRKSKRR is encoded by the coding sequence ATGCCGCGCAGTCTCAAGAAGGGGCCCTTCGTCGACGGCCACCTCGTCAAGAAGGTGGACGTACAGAACGAAGCCGGCACCAAGAACGTCATCAAGACCTGGTCCCGTCGCTCGATGATCATCCCGGCAATGCTGGGCCACACCATCGCGGTGCACAACGGCAAGATCCACGTCCCGGTGTTCGTCACCGAGTCGATGGTCGGCCACAAGCTCGGCGAGTTCTCGCCGACTCGCACCTTCCGCGGCCACGTCAAGGACGACCGGAAGTCGAAGCGCCGCTAG
- the rplV gene encoding 50S ribosomal protein L22, with amino-acid sequence MEARAQARYIRVTPMKARRVVDLIRGMDATEAQAVLRFAPQAASVPVGKVLDSAIANAAHNYDHPDASSLVISEAYVDEGPTLKRFRPRAQGRAYRIRKRTSHITVVVSSKEGTR; translated from the coding sequence ATGGAAGCCAGGGCCCAGGCGCGGTACATCCGCGTCACGCCCATGAAGGCCCGCCGCGTGGTGGACCTCATCCGTGGCATGGATGCCACGGAGGCTCAGGCGGTCCTGCGTTTCGCCCCGCAGGCCGCGAGCGTGCCGGTTGGCAAGGTGCTTGACAGCGCCATCGCCAACGCTGCACACAACTACGACCACCCTGACGCCTCTTCGCTGGTCATCAGCGAGGCGTACGTGGACGAGGGCCCGACCCTGAAGCGGTTCCGTCCGCGTGCTCAGGGCCGTGCCTACCGGATCCGTAAGCGGACCAGCCACATCACCGTGGTCGTCAGCAGCAAGGAAGGAACCCGGTAA
- the rpsC gene encoding 30S ribosomal protein S3, whose translation MGQKVNPHGFRLGITTDFKSRWYADKLYKDYVKEDVAIRRMMTKGMERAGISKVEIERTRDRVRVDIHTARPGIVIGRRGAEADRIRGELEKLTGKQVQLNILEVKNPEVDAQLVAQAVAEQLSSRVSFRRAMRKSMQSTMKAGAKGIKIQCGGRLGGAEMSRSEFYREGRVPLHTLRANVDYGFFEAKTTFGRIGVKVWIYKGDVKNIAEVRAENAAARAGNRPARGGADRPAGRGGRGGERGGRGRKPQQSAPAAEAPKADAPAAAAPAESTGTEA comes from the coding sequence ATGGGCCAGAAGGTAAACCCGCACGGGTTCCGGCTCGGCATTACCACGGACTTCAAGTCCCGTTGGTACGCCGACAAGCTGTACAAGGACTACGTCAAGGAAGACGTCGCCATTCGTCGCATGATGACGAAGGGCATGGAGCGGGCCGGCATCTCGAAGGTCGAGATCGAGCGCACCCGCGACCGCGTCCGCGTTGACATCCACACCGCCCGCCCGGGCATCGTCATCGGCCGCCGCGGCGCCGAGGCCGACCGCATCCGTGGCGAGCTGGAGAAGCTGACCGGCAAGCAGGTCCAGCTGAACATCCTCGAGGTCAAGAACCCCGAGGTGGACGCTCAGCTGGTGGCCCAGGCCGTCGCCGAGCAGCTCTCCTCCCGTGTCTCCTTCCGTCGTGCCATGCGTAAGAGCATGCAGAGCACGATGAAGGCGGGCGCCAAGGGCATCAAGATCCAGTGCGGTGGCCGCCTCGGCGGCGCCGAGATGTCCCGCTCGGAGTTCTACCGCGAGGGCCGCGTGCCCCTGCACACGCTCCGTGCGAACGTCGACTACGGCTTCTTCGAGGCCAAGACGACCTTCGGCCGCATCGGTGTGAAGGTCTGGATCTACAAGGGCGACGTCAAGAACATCGCCGAGGTCCGCGCCGAGAACGCAGCGGCTCGCGCCGGCAACCGTCCGGCTCGTGGCGGCGCTGACCGCCCGGCCGGCCGTGGTGGCCGTGGTGGCGAGCGTGGCGGTCGCGGCCGCAAGCCGCAGCAGTCCGCGCCGGCAGCCGAGGCCCCCAAGGCCGACGCTCCCGCCGCCGCTGCTCCGGCTGAGAGCACCGGAACGGAGGCCTGA
- the rplP gene encoding 50S ribosomal protein L16 has protein sequence MLIPRRVKHRKQHHPKRSGMSKGGTQVAFGEYGIQALSPAYVTNRQIEAARIAMTRHIKRGGKVWINIYPDRPLTKKPAETRMGSGKGSPEWWIANVKPGRVMFELSYPNEKIAREALTRAAHKLPMKCRIVRREAGES, from the coding sequence ATGCTGATCCCCCGTAGGGTCAAGCACCGCAAGCAGCACCACCCGAAGCGCAGCGGAATGTCCAAGGGTGGCACGCAGGTTGCGTTCGGCGAGTACGGCATCCAGGCGCTGTCCCCGGCGTACGTGACGAACCGCCAGATCGAGGCCGCTCGTATCGCGATGACCCGCCACATCAAGCGTGGCGGCAAGGTCTGGATCAACATCTACCCGGACCGCCCCCTGACGAAGAAGCCTGCCGAGACCCGCATGGGTTCCGGTAAGGGTTCTCCCGAGTGGTGGATCGCGAACGTCAAGCCCGGTCGGGTGATGTTCGAGCTGTCCTACCCGAACGAGAAGATTGCTCGTGAGGCGCTCACCCGCGCTGCTCACAAGCTTCCGATGAAGTGCCGGATCGTTCGGCGCGAGGCAGGTGAGTCGTGA
- the rpmC gene encoding 50S ribosomal protein L29: MSAGTKASELRELGNEELLNKLREAKEELFNLRFQAATGQLENHGRLKSVRKDIARIYTLMRERELGIETVESV; encoded by the coding sequence ATGTCGGCCGGTACCAAGGCGTCCGAGCTGCGCGAGCTGGGCAACGAGGAGCTCCTCAACAAGCTCCGCGAGGCCAAGGAAGAGCTGTTCAACCTCCGCTTCCAGGCGGCGACCGGACAGCTCGAGAACCACGGTCGGCTCAAGTCCGTCCGTAAGGACATCGCCCGGATCTACACCCTGATGCGCGAGCGCGAGCTGGGCATCGAGACGGTGGAGAGCGTCTGA
- the rpsQ gene encoding 30S ribosomal protein S17 — MSEKTVTETNTDRGFRKTREGLVVSDKMDKTVVVAVEDRVKHALYGKVIRRTNKLKAHDEQNAAGVGDRVIIMETRPLSATKRWRIVEILEKAK, encoded by the coding sequence ATGAGCGAGAAGACTGTGACTGAGACCAACACTGACCGCGGTTTCCGCAAGACCCGTGAGGGTCTGGTCGTCAGCGACAAGATGGACAAGACCGTCGTCGTCGCTGTCGAGGACCGCGTCAAGCACGCGCTGTACGGCAAGGTCATCCGCCGTACGAACAAGCTCAAGGCTCACGACGAGCAGAACGCTGCCGGCGTCGGCGACCGCGTCATCATCATGGAGACGCGTCCGCTGTCCGCCACGAAGCGCTGGCGCATCGTCGAGATCCTCGAGAAGGCCAAGTAA
- the rplN gene encoding 50S ribosomal protein L14 — protein sequence MIQQESRLRVADNTGAKEILTIRVLGGSGRRYAGIGDVIVATVKDAIPGGNVKKGDVVKAVIVRTVKERRRQDGSYIRFDENAAVILKNDGDPRGTRIFGPVGRELREKKFMKIISLAPEVL from the coding sequence GTGATCCAGCAGGAGTCGCGACTGCGCGTCGCCGACAACACGGGTGCGAAGGAAATTCTCACCATCCGTGTTCTCGGTGGCTCGGGTCGTCGCTACGCGGGTATCGGTGACGTCATCGTCGCCACCGTCAAGGACGCGATCCCCGGTGGCAACGTGAAGAAGGGTGACGTCGTCAAGGCCGTCATCGTTCGCACCGTCAAGGAGCGTCGTCGTCAGGATGGCTCGTACATCCGCTTCGACGAGAACGCCGCTGTCATTCTCAAGAACGACGGCGACCCCCGCGGCACCCGTATCTTCGGCCCGGTGGGCCGAGAGCTGCGCGAGAAGAAGTTCATGAAGATCATCTCGCTCGCGCCGGAGGTGCTGTAA